The Vicia villosa cultivar HV-30 ecotype Madison, WI linkage group LG1, Vvil1.0, whole genome shotgun sequence genome includes a region encoding these proteins:
- the LOC131602972 gene encoding flowering-promoting factor 1-like — translation MSGVWVFKNGVVRLVENPGGEGGENSGRRKVLVHTPTNEVITSYSMLERKLSSLGWERYYDDPDHLLQFHKRSTVYLISLPKDFNKLKPMHMYDIVVKNKNYFHVRDM, via the coding sequence ATGTCTGGGGTTTGGGTATTTAAGAACGGGGTGGTGAGGCTAGTAGAGAACCCTGGAGGTGAGGGGGGTGAGAATAGTGGAAGGAGAAAAGTGCTTGTTCACACCCCAACCAACGAAGTTATCACTTCCTATTCTATGTTGGAACGAAAGCTATCCTCTCTTGGTTGGGAACGCTACTATGATGACCCTGATCATCTGCTTCAGTTCCACAAACGCTCCACCGTGTACCTTATCTCTCTTCCAAAGGATTTCAACAAGCTCAAGCCCATGCACATGTATGACATTGTCGTTAAGAACAAGAACTATTTCCATGTTAGGGACATGTAG